In Thermoanaerobacterales bacterium, the following are encoded in one genomic region:
- a CDS encoding permease, giving the protein MFELNSLVETARFFGIIFGELVLLFIGISFLVGLLQEFIPPERIKSILERQRRGVGNFIGAALGAVTPFCSCSTIPILIGLLNGGAPFGTAMSFLIASPLLNPVIIMLLLALLGLKVTAMYSVITFAGSVATGVLWERLGLAADFKGAGQPAPASCCGEAQLISLGAPQDLRAKLRRSLQGAMDLFRQVFWYLLLGAAIGALIYGFVPERLVVWAAGPQNPLAIPVAALIGIPMYLRAETIIPISAVLIGKGISLGAVVALIIGGAGASIPEVLLLASIFRRRLVVAFVTTVLTVAVAAGYLVELIL; this is encoded by the coding sequence TCTTTATCGGTATCTCGTTCCTTGTGGGCCTCTTACAGGAGTTTATCCCTCCGGAAAGGATCAAAAGCATCCTTGAACGGCAGAGAAGGGGCGTCGGTAATTTTATTGGCGCCGCCCTGGGCGCCGTAACGCCCTTCTGTTCCTGCTCGACCATCCCCATCCTGATCGGTCTTCTCAACGGCGGCGCTCCTTTCGGAACGGCGATGTCATTCTTGATCGCCTCGCCGCTCCTGAACCCGGTGATCATAATGTTGCTCTTGGCCCTGTTGGGTCTCAAGGTGACTGCTATGTATAGCGTTATCACCTTTGCCGGGTCGGTGGCCACCGGGGTCCTCTGGGAGAGGTTGGGGTTGGCCGCCGACTTCAAGGGCGCAGGACAGCCTGCGCCTGCATCCTGTTGCGGTGAAGCTCAGTTAATTAGTTTAGGAGCGCCACAGGATCTCCGCGCCAAGCTACGGCGCTCCCTCCAAGGCGCAATGGACCTCTTCCGTCAGGTGTTCTGGTACCTGCTCCTGGGAGCGGCCATCGGAGCCCTGATCTACGGTTTTGTGCCGGAGAGGCTGGTGGTCTGGGCCGCCGGGCCGCAAAACCCGCTGGCGATTCCCGTGGCAGCTCTGATCGGGATACCGATGTACCTCCGGGCCGAAACCATTATCCCGATCAGCGCCGTGCTGATCGGCAAGGGTATCAGCCTTGGGGCGGTAGTGGCCTTGATCATCGGTGGGGCCGGGGCCAGTATCCCCGAGGTCCTGCTCCTGGCTTCGATATTCCGCCGGCGCCTGGTGGTGGCTTTTGTAACCACGGTTCTGACCGTCGCCGTGGCCGCCGGCTACCTCGTTGAACTGATCCTCTAG